In Zunongwangia profunda SM-A87, the following proteins share a genomic window:
- the rimM gene encoding ribosome maturation factor RimM (Essential for efficient processing of 16S rRNA): MTKEECFYLGKIVSKFSFKGEVLIKLDTDEPELYTEMESVFVEYNNNLVPFFFEKTSLHKSTLLRAKIEDIDSEDDAEDMIGCELYLPLTLLPVLDDDQFYYHEIIGFKVMDATHGDIGEITSINDSTAQALFEIKKDDKEILIPMNDEFIEEIDKPNKTIHLITPEGLIDLYLG, from the coding sequence ATGACTAAAGAAGAATGTTTCTACTTAGGTAAAATCGTTAGCAAGTTTAGCTTTAAGGGTGAAGTGCTGATCAAATTAGATACAGACGAACCTGAATTGTACACAGAAATGGAATCAGTTTTTGTTGAATATAACAACAATCTGGTTCCATTTTTCTTTGAAAAAACCTCCCTGCACAAAAGTACCTTACTCCGTGCAAAAATTGAAGATATCGACTCTGAAGATGATGCAGAAGATATGATTGGTTGTGAGCTTTATCTTCCACTTACCCTACTCCCCGTATTGGATGACGACCAGTTTTATTACCACGAAATTATTGGCTTTAAAGTGATGGATGCGACTCATGGCGATATTGGAGAAATCACCTCAATAAACGATAGCACAGCCCAGGCGTTGTTCGAAATCAAGAAAGATGATAAAGAGATTCTTATTCCCATGAATGATGAATTTATCGAAGAAATCGACAAGCCCAACAAAACCATCCATCTTATCACTCCTGAAGGACTTATTGACCTGTATTTAGGATAA
- the leuS gene encoding leucine--tRNA ligase: MNYNFNDIEAKWQKYWAENQTFKALNSSEKPKYYVLDMFPYPSGAGLHVGHPLGYIASDIYARYKRHKGFNVLHPQGYDSFGLPAEQYAIQTGQHPAITTKDNIARYREQLDKIGFSFDWSREVRTSNPEYYKWTQWIFSELFESWYDLEANKSRAISELEAIFASEGNTRVNAACDDAIEDFSSEEWNKFSSEEKQRILLKYRLTYLAETEVNWCPQLGTVLANDEIVNGVSERGGYPVIRKKMTQWSMRISAFAERLLKGLEELDWTDSLKESQRNWIGKSVGAIVEFLILSFPKGEEKAKPGYMTGGNNSHLLIEKAKENRNNPTEAEAALWSQLRNKQLDGYKFRQQHLIGDFIVDFVCLSKKLVIEVDGGIHKETKEYDEERTKILADRGFEVLRFKNEEVLGDIDVILEQVSNNLAQLKDYSDQENESNIPPSGARGIKVFTTRPDTIFGVTFMTLAPEHELVKEITTDAQREEVEAYIEATAKRSERERMADVKTISGAFTGAYAEHPFTKEPVPIWIGDYVLAGYGTGAVMAVPCGDQRDYDFAKHFEIPIKDIFENADISEEAHSGKEGTVIANSDFLNGLEYKEALQKAILKLEEIGAGYGKTNYRLRDAVFSRQRYWGEPFPVYYVNGLPQIIDVAHLPLHLPEVEKYLPTETGEPPLGNATNWAWDTAANKVVSNDKIDDETIFPLELNTMPGWAGSSWYLFRYMDAGNDEVFASEAALDYWENVDLYIGGSEHATGHLLYSRFWTKFLKDRGYLKVEEPFKKLINQGMILGTSAFVYRLEGENKFVSKNLSEVKSVQAIHAPVEYVNASDELDVETFKNWRPEFKEAEFLTEESGAYIVGREVEKMSKSKYNVVNPDDICEDYGADTLRMYEMFLGPIDQAKPWNTAGITGVHNFLKKLWKLYFNNDQFEVSEEKASADSLKTLHKTIKKVTEDIENFSFNTSVSTFMICVNELNAQKCNSREVLEPLAVLIAPYAPHIAEELWSKLGHSESISTAIYPEFEEKFLVESTKNYPISFNGKMRFTMELPMDMSKDDIEKTVMADERTQKQLDGRTPKKVIVVPGKIVNIVG, from the coding sequence ATGAACTACAACTTCAACGACATTGAAGCCAAATGGCAAAAGTATTGGGCAGAAAACCAGACTTTTAAAGCATTAAACTCCTCAGAGAAACCAAAATATTACGTACTCGATATGTTCCCTTATCCATCGGGCGCCGGTTTGCATGTGGGGCATCCGCTAGGTTATATTGCCAGTGATATTTATGCTCGCTATAAGCGCCATAAAGGTTTTAATGTATTACATCCACAAGGTTACGATAGTTTTGGACTGCCGGCTGAGCAATATGCCATTCAAACCGGGCAACATCCTGCCATCACGACCAAAGATAATATTGCGAGATATCGTGAGCAATTAGATAAAATTGGGTTTAGTTTCGATTGGAGTAGAGAAGTGCGTACCAGTAATCCGGAATATTACAAATGGACGCAATGGATTTTTAGTGAGTTATTTGAATCCTGGTACGATTTAGAAGCTAATAAATCAAGAGCGATTTCCGAACTTGAAGCAATTTTTGCTTCCGAAGGGAATACACGGGTAAATGCTGCTTGTGATGATGCTATCGAAGATTTTTCTTCAGAGGAGTGGAACAAGTTTTCTTCCGAAGAAAAACAACGAATTTTATTAAAATATAGATTAACGTATTTAGCGGAAACCGAAGTAAACTGGTGTCCGCAATTAGGAACGGTTTTAGCGAACGACGAGATTGTAAACGGCGTTTCAGAACGTGGCGGTTATCCGGTAATCCGTAAGAAAATGACACAGTGGAGCATGCGAATTTCTGCTTTTGCAGAGCGTTTGCTTAAGGGCTTGGAAGAGCTGGACTGGACTGACAGTTTAAAAGAAAGTCAGCGTAACTGGATCGGGAAATCGGTTGGAGCTATAGTAGAGTTCCTCATCCTATCCTTCCCCAAAGGGGAAGAGAAAGCAAAACCCGGTTATATGACGGGAGGCAATAACTCCCATCTTCTAATTGAAAAGGCAAAAGAAAATAGAAACAATCCAACCGAAGCAGAAGCTGCGCTATGGTCTCAACTTAGGAATAAGCAACTGGACGGCTATAAATTTAGGCAACAGCACTTAATAGGTGATTTTATTGTAGATTTTGTTTGTCTTTCAAAGAAATTAGTGATTGAAGTCGATGGCGGAATTCATAAGGAGACTAAAGAATATGATGAAGAGCGAACAAAAATTCTTGCAGACAGAGGTTTCGAAGTTTTAAGATTTAAAAATGAGGAAGTTTTAGGTGATATTGATGTTATTCTTGAACAAGTCAGTAATAATTTAGCACAATTAAAGGATTATTCAGATCAGGAAAACGAAAGCAATATTCCCCCTTCGGGGGCTAGGGGGATTAAGGTGTTCACCACTAGACCAGATACGATTTTTGGAGTGACGTTTATGACGCTTGCACCAGAACATGAGTTAGTAAAAGAAATAACTACCGATGCGCAGCGTGAAGAAGTAGAGGCTTATATTGAAGCGACCGCAAAGCGAAGTGAGCGTGAGCGAATGGCCGATGTAAAAACGATTTCCGGAGCTTTTACCGGTGCGTATGCAGAGCATCCGTTTACTAAAGAACCAGTGCCAATTTGGATTGGTGATTATGTGTTGGCAGGTTACGGAACGGGAGCGGTAATGGCAGTGCCATGTGGAGATCAACGGGATTATGATTTTGCAAAGCATTTTGAAATCCCTATAAAAGATATTTTTGAAAACGCCGATATTTCTGAAGAGGCCCATAGTGGTAAAGAAGGAACGGTAATCGCTAATTCCGATTTTTTAAACGGATTAGAATATAAAGAAGCGCTACAAAAAGCCATTCTTAAGTTAGAAGAAATAGGTGCAGGCTACGGTAAAACCAATTATCGTTTAAGAGATGCCGTATTTTCTCGTCAGCGGTATTGGGGGGAACCATTCCCGGTATACTATGTAAATGGCTTACCCCAAATCATCGATGTAGCGCATTTGCCATTGCATTTACCTGAAGTTGAAAAATATTTGCCAACCGAAACAGGTGAACCACCATTAGGGAATGCTACCAATTGGGCCTGGGATACTGCAGCCAATAAAGTGGTGAGTAATGATAAGATTGATGATGAAACGATATTTCCTTTAGAGCTGAATACCATGCCGGGTTGGGCGGGTAGTAGCTGGTATTTGTTCCGTTATATGGATGCCGGCAACGATGAGGTTTTTGCCTCGGAAGCTGCACTGGATTATTGGGAAAATGTAGATTTATACATCGGCGGGAGCGAGCATGCCACCGGGCATTTATTATATTCCAGATTCTGGACTAAATTCTTAAAAGATCGCGGATATTTAAAAGTTGAAGAACCTTTTAAAAAGCTGATCAACCAGGGAATGATTTTGGGGACGAGTGCTTTTGTGTATCGCCTTGAAGGAGAAAACAAATTTGTTTCTAAAAATCTTAGTGAAGTAAAATCGGTACAGGCTATTCACGCTCCGGTAGAATATGTAAATGCTTCTGATGAATTAGATGTTGAAACTTTTAAAAACTGGAGGCCGGAATTTAAGGAAGCGGAATTTCTTACTGAAGAAAGCGGGGCTTATATTGTAGGTCGTGAGGTTGAAAAAATGTCGAAGTCTAAATACAATGTGGTGAATCCAGATGATATTTGTGAGGATTATGGCGCAGATACATTACGTATGTACGAAATGTTCCTTGGGCCTATCGATCAGGCAAAACCATGGAATACTGCCGGAATTACCGGGGTGCATAACTTTTTGAAGAAACTTTGGAAGTTATATTTCAACAACGACCAATTTGAAGTTTCCGAGGAAAAAGCTTCGGCAGATTCTTTAAAAACACTGCATAAAACCATTAAAAAAGTAACCGAAGATATCGAGAATTTCAGTTTTAATACCTCGGTTTCTACGTTTATGATTTGTGTAAACGAATTGAACGCGCAAAAATGTAATAGTCGCGAAGTTCTAGAACCTTTAGCGGTTTTAATAGCGCCGTATGCTCCACATATTGCTGAAGAATTATGGAGTAAGCTTGGACATTCCGAATCCATTTCAACCGCTATCTATCCAGAGTTTGAAGAGAAATTTTTAGTAGAAAGCACTAAAAATTATCCCATTTCATTTAACGGTAAAATGCGTTTTACGATGGAGTTACCAATGGATATGAGTAAAGATGACATTGAAAAAACGGTAATGGCAGACGAGCGTACGCAAAAACAATTGGACGGTAGAACACCTAAAAAAGTGATCGTGGTACCAGGTAAGATTGTAAATATTGTAGGATAG
- a CDS encoding ketopantoate reductase family protein — translation MKILIYGTGGVGGYFGGRLAQAGHDVTFIARNAHLKAIKENGLRVNSINGDFVIQPAKATDDISEIERPDLVILGLKSWQIKDAAKKLKSIITEETMILPLQNGADNMEKLQEVISKKNVLAGLCKIYSKKEEPGLINHFYLEPEIIFGEMDNEKSDRALKLNEIFNDAGIKAMVPDDIYKAIWKKFAFIATVSGLGGLTRVGIGKMWQDDYLQEILKKTGLEIQAIAQAKGVDFNEEDVAQLFQFISGQEMTTTASTQRDIMEGRPSELENFNGYIVEQGKKLGIETPVNEFIYRALLPMEKEARRS, via the coding sequence ATGAAAATTCTTATTTACGGTACTGGTGGAGTTGGCGGTTATTTTGGTGGTCGATTAGCACAGGCAGGACATGATGTAACTTTTATAGCCAGAAATGCACATTTAAAGGCGATTAAAGAAAACGGACTTCGTGTGAATAGCATAAACGGTGATTTTGTGATACAACCCGCAAAAGCAACTGATGATATTAGCGAAATAGAAAGACCAGATTTAGTGATTTTAGGACTAAAATCCTGGCAAATAAAAGATGCTGCAAAAAAGCTAAAATCGATTATTACTGAAGAAACTATGATATTACCATTACAAAATGGCGCCGATAATATGGAAAAGCTCCAGGAAGTTATTTCTAAAAAGAATGTTTTGGCTGGTCTTTGTAAAATTTATAGCAAAAAAGAAGAACCCGGGCTCATTAATCATTTCTATTTGGAACCCGAGATTATTTTTGGAGAAATGGATAACGAAAAATCAGATCGAGCTTTAAAGCTGAATGAAATTTTTAACGATGCGGGGATTAAAGCAATGGTTCCAGATGATATTTATAAAGCCATCTGGAAAAAGTTTGCCTTTATTGCAACCGTAAGTGGTTTAGGTGGATTAACCCGTGTAGGTATTGGTAAAATGTGGCAAGATGATTATTTACAGGAGATTTTAAAGAAAACCGGACTAGAAATTCAAGCGATTGCCCAGGCTAAAGGAGTGGATTTTAATGAGGAGGATGTAGCGCAATTATTCCAGTTTATTAGTGGTCAGGAAATGACGACTACCGCTTCTACACAGCGGGATATTATGGAGGGGCGACCTTCAGAATTAGAAAATTTCAACGGCTATATTGTAGAACAAGGCAAGAAATTAGGAATCGAAACTCCGGTGAACGAATTTATTTATCGCGCATTGTTACCGATGGAAAAGGAAGCCAGAAGGAGTTAG
- a CDS encoding cell division protein FtsX has protein sequence MSTSFERYQKRRLISSYFSVVLSIALVLFLLGMLGLLVLNTKKVADHFKEQIAITVYFNDDAKEEAMQNLTKSLDTASYTRSVTFVSKEEAAKQTKEAIGEDFMEFLDYNPLQNSIDVYMNADFVSSEKVEEIAAKLSENSAVDEVSYDKPLISLLNNNLKKISFWVLIVSALFTFIAVLLINSSIRLSVYSKRFTIKTMQMVGATKGFIRRPFIWNSVKLGMIGAIVALIGMAAVIYYLNNSFAELNLLADKKIILALFGGVFLTGIIITWLSTFFATTRFLNLKTDELYY, from the coding sequence ATGAGCACATCGTTTGAACGATATCAAAAGCGACGTTTAATTTCATCTTACTTTTCTGTAGTGCTAAGTATCGCACTGGTACTGTTTCTACTGGGAATGTTGGGTTTACTGGTATTAAATACCAAAAAAGTAGCCGATCATTTTAAGGAACAAATTGCAATCACCGTTTATTTTAATGATGATGCCAAAGAAGAGGCCATGCAGAATCTTACCAAAAGTTTAGACACTGCTTCGTATACAAGATCGGTAACTTTTGTATCTAAGGAAGAAGCTGCAAAGCAAACCAAAGAAGCCATTGGTGAAGATTTTATGGAATTTCTGGATTATAATCCGCTCCAAAACTCTATAGATGTGTATATGAATGCCGATTTTGTTTCTTCAGAAAAAGTAGAAGAAATTGCCGCCAAACTTTCAGAAAATAGTGCCGTAGACGAGGTTTCTTATGATAAGCCTTTAATTTCTTTGCTGAATAACAATCTTAAGAAAATTAGTTTTTGGGTGTTGATCGTTAGCGCTTTATTTACGTTTATAGCGGTTTTACTAATAAACAGCTCTATAAGGCTATCGGTTTACTCTAAGCGATTTACTATAAAAACGATGCAAATGGTGGGCGCCACTAAAGGCTTTATTCGCCGCCCATTTATCTGGAATAGTGTAAAATTAGGAATGATTGGTGCCATAGTAGCCCTTATAGGTATGGCAGCAGTAATTTACTATCTAAACAATAGTTTTGCCGAGCTAAACCTGCTTGCCGATAAAAAGATTATATTAGCTTTGTTTGGCGGTGTTTTTCTAACCGGGATTATTATCACCTGGTTAAGTACATTTTTCGCTACCACCAGATTTCTAAATTTAAAAACAGATGAGCTTTACTATTAA
- a CDS encoding DUF3098 domain-containing protein produces the protein MSNNTKPQQQDKNFVFGKKNYKFMFIGLAVIALGFILMAGGGSDDPNEFNEAVYNFQRIRLAPTIVLIGFGIQVYAILVNPHKK, from the coding sequence ATGAGCAATAACACCAAACCCCAACAACAGGATAAAAATTTTGTATTCGGTAAAAAGAATTACAAATTCATGTTTATCGGTCTGGCAGTAATCGCTTTAGGATTTATTTTGATGGCAGGTGGCGGTAGCGACGATCCTAATGAATTTAATGAAGCTGTTTATAATTTTCAGCGCATTCGCCTTGCCCCAACCATTGTTTTAATTGGTTTTGGCATTCAGGTTTATGCGATTTTAGTAAACCCACACAAAAAATAG
- a CDS encoding undecaprenyl-diphosphate phosphatase — protein MDTLDAIILGIIQGLTEFLPVSSSGHLELGKAILGDSSLPEESMMFTVVLHFATALSTIVVFRKDIFDIFKGLFQFKWNEETQFSAKIIISMIPAALIGVFFEDYLEELFGGSVIFVGFMLIITALLLWLADKAKDTGKPVSFMNAFVIGVAQAIAMLPGISRSGSTISTSVLLGNDKTKAARFSFLMVVPLIFGKIAKDLLDGNITEESVGGSHLIIGFVAAFLSGLVACTWMISLVRKSKLSYFSIYCFIVGIFAIAFGYFA, from the coding sequence TTGGATACTTTAGACGCCATCATCCTGGGAATAATTCAGGGATTAACTGAATTTTTACCCGTTTCTTCCAGCGGACATTTAGAATTAGGAAAAGCTATCTTAGGAGATAGCAGTCTTCCCGAAGAATCTATGATGTTTACCGTTGTACTTCATTTTGCTACGGCTTTAAGTACTATTGTCGTTTTTAGAAAAGATATATTTGATATTTTTAAAGGTCTTTTTCAGTTTAAATGGAACGAAGAAACTCAATTTTCAGCTAAGATTATTATCTCTATGATTCCGGCTGCCCTTATTGGTGTTTTCTTCGAAGATTATTTAGAAGAACTTTTTGGCGGAAGCGTAATTTTTGTTGGTTTTATGCTCATCATTACCGCTCTTTTACTATGGCTGGCAGATAAAGCAAAAGATACTGGTAAACCAGTATCTTTTATGAACGCTTTTGTAATTGGTGTTGCACAAGCCATCGCTATGCTACCGGGAATTTCACGAAGCGGTTCTACCATTTCGACTTCTGTACTTTTAGGCAACGATAAAACCAAAGCAGCACGTTTTTCATTTTTAATGGTAGTGCCGCTAATATTTGGTAAAATCGCTAAAGACCTATTAGATGGCAACATTACTGAAGAATCGGTTGGCGGTTCTCATCTCATTATAGGTTTTGTGGCCGCATTTTTATCCGGCCTTGTTGCCTGCACCTGGATGATCTCTTTAGTACGAAAAAGTAAACTTTCTTATTTCTCCATTTACTGCTTTATCGTAGGAATCTTTGCCATTGCCTTTGGGTATTTTGCTTAA
- the truB gene encoding tRNA pseudouridine(55) synthase TruB: MDHPIITAEEFKTGQILLFDKPLNWTSFQLVNKVRWMIRKSCDIKKIKVGHAGTLDPLATGLLIICTGKFTKRIPELQGQIKEYTGTFCLGSTTASYDLETEIDETFPIDHITEENIAETTKSFIGDIEQLPPVFSALKKDGKRLYEYARKGEEVEIKPRTISIEAFETDASDFPDINFRVVCSKGTYIRSLAHDFGKKLNSGAHLSSLRRTKIGDFSIENSLGLDDFEKQLPRPVSGA; the protein is encoded by the coding sequence ATGGATCATCCAATTATTACTGCAGAAGAATTTAAAACAGGGCAAATCTTACTTTTTGACAAGCCCTTAAACTGGACGTCTTTTCAGTTAGTGAATAAAGTACGATGGATGATTCGCAAAAGCTGTGATATTAAAAAGATTAAAGTAGGCCATGCAGGAACTTTGGATCCTTTAGCAACAGGACTTTTAATTATTTGCACGGGGAAATTCACTAAAAGAATACCAGAACTTCAGGGCCAAATTAAAGAATATACCGGTACTTTTTGCCTTGGGTCCACTACAGCTTCTTACGACCTGGAAACCGAAATCGACGAAACGTTCCCCATAGATCACATTACCGAAGAAAATATAGCAGAAACTACAAAAAGTTTTATTGGCGATATTGAACAATTGCCTCCGGTATTTTCTGCATTAAAAAAGGACGGAAAACGACTTTATGAATATGCCCGTAAAGGAGAGGAGGTTGAAATAAAACCAAGAACCATAAGTATTGAAGCATTTGAAACTGATGCTTCAGACTTTCCAGATATTAACTTTAGAGTAGTTTGTAGTAAAGGGACTTACATAAGAAGTCTTGCCCACGATTTCGGAAAAAAATTGAATAGCGGTGCGCACCTTTCTTCATTAAGAAGAACAAAAATTGGTGATTTTTCTATAGAAAACAGTTTAGGCCTTGATGATTTTGAAAAGCAATTACCAAGACCTGTTTCAGGTGCTTAA
- a CDS encoding DUF3575 domain-containing protein, translating to MKKILLLFFVCTSSIINAQQEQDSDETKQELKFNLAMSIAGVPELTYEYFLEDNSSVGASIAIGLENAEDMSLRFILSPYYRLFFGKKKNAGFFIEANSAIATYRDIYNRYEYYYDDNGEYREDSISVYDKKTTNFGLGAAVGFKLLTRNNYIGEIYAGAGRLFGDSNDIEVYPRVGITIGKRF from the coding sequence ATGAAGAAAATTTTACTCTTATTTTTTGTGTGTACTTCCTCGATTATTAATGCTCAGCAAGAGCAGGATTCAGATGAAACCAAGCAGGAATTAAAATTCAATTTAGCCATGTCTATTGCTGGTGTTCCAGAGCTTACTTATGAATACTTTTTGGAAGATAACAGTAGTGTTGGTGCTTCGATAGCAATAGGTTTGGAAAACGCAGAGGATATGTCATTACGTTTTATTTTGAGTCCGTATTATCGTTTGTTTTTTGGAAAGAAAAAGAATGCCGGTTTTTTTATCGAGGCTAATTCGGCAATTGCAACTTACCGCGATATTTATAATCGCTATGAATATTATTATGATGACAATGGGGAGTATAGGGAAGACAGCATAAGTGTGTACGACAAAAAAACAACGAATTTTGGTTTAGGGGCGGCTGTAGGATTTAAATTACTAACCCGTAATAATTATATAGGTGAAATTTATGCCGGTGCCGGTAGGTTGTTTGGTGATAGTAACGATATTGAAGTTTACCCGCGTGTAGGAATTACTATAGGTAAGCGTTTTTAA
- a CDS encoding DNA-3-methyladenine glycosylase I: MTQKHRCGWCLGDELYETYHDEEWGVPVHDDQKLFEFLILETFQAGLSWITILRKRENFRKAFDNFDYKKVADYSEAKIQELLQDPGIIRNKLKVRSAVTNAQLFMKIQDEFGSFDQYIWSFVDHTPIQNKVKNYKEAPATTEISDKLSKDLKKRGFKFVGSTVVYAHMQATGMVNDHETSCFRYKEV, encoded by the coding sequence ATGACTCAAAAACATAGATGCGGCTGGTGTTTAGGCGACGAATTATATGAAACCTATCATGATGAAGAATGGGGCGTACCGGTACATGATGATCAAAAATTATTTGAATTTCTAATTCTGGAAACTTTTCAGGCTGGCCTAAGCTGGATTACTATCTTAAGAAAACGAGAAAATTTCAGGAAGGCTTTTGATAATTTTGATTATAAAAAAGTAGCTGATTATTCCGAAGCAAAAATTCAGGAATTACTCCAGGATCCGGGGATTATTAGGAATAAATTAAAAGTGAGAAGTGCGGTTACCAATGCGCAGCTTTTTATGAAAATTCAGGATGAATTTGGCAGTTTTGACCAGTATATCTGGAGCTTTGTAGATCACACACCAATACAGAATAAAGTAAAAAATTACAAAGAAGCTCCGGCGACTACAGAAATTAGTGATAAACTAAGTAAAGACCTCAAAAAACGTGGATTCAAATTCGTGGGATCGACCGTAGTTTATGCGCATATGCAAGCTACCGGTATGGTAAATGATCACGAAACTTCCTGCTTCAGATATAAAGAAGTATAA
- a CDS encoding bile acid:sodium symporter family protein has product MNVYKVLLGISTFLLCLFFGMIIFGYTSITGPVLILFFLNTALAFRGFPSLKGFTFTTIIFAAVTTSMYYPQYFIAVGDFKLTNLITPLIQIIMFGMGTSMKAKDFAAVIKTPKGVVIGVLAQLGIMPFMGYILAVVSDFPTEIAAGIILIGSSPSGMASNVMAYLAKANLALSISITAIATLMAPLLTPLLMKLLAGEFVEIDLLGMMWNIVKMIIIPIGAGLLFNKIFKDKTRWLDKVMPIISMLGIALIIVVITAAGRDSLMDIGALLILVVLIHNLFGYLLGYWVARVCKMSERDARTIALEVGMQNGGLASGIANSLGKIATIGLAPAVFGPLMNITGSILASYWHKKNPEEPKSNTKEIENDIP; this is encoded by the coding sequence ATGAATGTTTATAAAGTATTATTAGGTATCTCTACATTTTTACTATGTTTATTTTTTGGAATGATCATCTTTGGATATACTAGTATTACAGGCCCTGTACTTATTCTTTTCTTTTTAAATACGGCTTTAGCCTTTAGAGGATTTCCCAGCTTAAAAGGTTTCACTTTTACAACGATTATTTTTGCAGCAGTAACTACATCGATGTATTACCCGCAATATTTTATAGCTGTAGGAGATTTTAAATTAACCAATCTTATCACACCGCTTATCCAAATCATCATGTTTGGTATGGGAACTTCTATGAAGGCAAAAGACTTTGCCGCTGTGATAAAGACCCCCAAAGGAGTGGTTATTGGAGTTTTGGCACAGCTGGGCATTATGCCATTTATGGGATATATACTGGCAGTAGTTAGTGATTTTCCTACTGAAATTGCTGCAGGGATTATTCTTATTGGAAGCTCACCAAGTGGGATGGCTTCTAATGTTATGGCTTATCTAGCCAAAGCAAATCTTGCCCTCTCTATTAGTATAACCGCCATAGCCACATTAATGGCACCTTTATTAACCCCTTTATTAATGAAATTATTAGCCGGAGAATTCGTAGAAATTGATCTCTTGGGAATGATGTGGAATATTGTAAAGATGATCATCATACCTATTGGAGCTGGCTTATTATTCAATAAAATTTTTAAAGACAAAACTCGATGGCTTGATAAAGTTATGCCCATAATATCTATGCTAGGCATTGCTTTAATCATTGTAGTAATCACTGCTGCAGGCCGTGATAGCTTAATGGATATTGGGGCATTATTGATTTTGGTGGTTTTAATACACAATCTATTTGGATACCTTTTAGGATACTGGGTAGCAAGAGTATGTAAAATGTCAGAGCGCGATGCAAGGACTATAGCATTAGAAGTAGGAATGCAAAATGGCGGACTGGCATCGGGGATCGCTAATTCTTTAGGAAAAATAGCCACAATTGGACTGGCGCCGGCGGTTTTTGGACCGTTAATGAATATTACCGGTTCCATACTGGCTTCTTACTGGCACAAGAAAAATCCTGAAGAACCTAAAAGCAATACTAAAGAAATCGAAAATGATATCCCATAA
- the aat gene encoding leucyl/phenylalanyl-tRNA--protein transferase, whose protein sequence is MLQILNPFEPFPDIRYTSDDGLLAVGGSLTESRLMEAYSKGIFPWYDESQPILWWCPDPRMVLFPHKLKVSKSMKQLFKKKAFKITYNEAFETVIENCAKIKRKGQLGTWITPEMKAAYIGLNKKGIAQSVEVWKDGEIVGGLYGIYLKNKKLFCGESMFAKVSNASKYGFISMVRKLQENGVKLIDCQVHTDHLESLGAEEISRKEFLEYL, encoded by the coding sequence ATGTTGCAAATTTTAAATCCATTTGAACCCTTTCCAGATATTAGATACACTTCAGATGATGGATTACTTGCTGTTGGAGGATCACTTACTGAAAGCCGATTAATGGAAGCGTATTCAAAAGGGATTTTTCCCTGGTACGATGAATCTCAGCCTATTTTATGGTGGTGCCCGGATCCCAGAATGGTTTTATTTCCACATAAATTAAAGGTTTCAAAGAGCATGAAACAGCTGTTTAAAAAAAAAGCGTTTAAAATTACCTATAACGAAGCATTTGAAACGGTAATAGAGAACTGTGCTAAAATCAAACGAAAAGGACAGCTGGGTACCTGGATCACGCCAGAAATGAAGGCCGCTTATATCGGTTTAAATAAAAAAGGAATCGCTCAATCTGTCGAGGTTTGGAAGGATGGGGAGATTGTAGGAGGCTTATATGGGATTTATCTAAAAAATAAAAAGCTTTTTTGTGGGGAGAGCATGTTTGCAAAAGTAAGCAATGCCTCTAAATACGGTTTTATAAGTATGGTAAGGAAACTTCAGGAAAACGGAGTAAAACTTATCGATTGCCAGGTGCATACAGATCATTTAGAAAGTCTTGGGGCAGAAGAAATTTCCAGAAAGGAATTTCTTGAATATTTATAA